In the Synechococcus sp. MU1643 genome, GCACCATCGCCGTACGCACGCTGAGGATGCGCTCTGGAGAGGGGGTCCTCAACTGGCGATCCAGCTCGCCATCGGTGAGTTCCGGTTCCTCCCGGTCGCCTCCCCATCCCGAGAATCCCGTTTCCAGGGAGCGCACAGCTTTCTGGAAGGACTCTTCGAAGCAACGGCCGATGGCCATTGCTTCGCCCACTGATTTCATCGAGGTGGTGAGTACGGCCGGACTGCCTCGGAATTTTTCGAAGGCGAAGCGCGGGATTTTGGTGACGACGTAATCAATGGTCGGCTCGAAGCAGGCAGGCGTCTTGCCGGTGATGTCGTTGAGGATTTCGTCGAGGGTGTAGCCGACGGCGAGGCGTGCGGCAATCTTGGCGATCGGGAATCCGGTGGCCTTGCTAGCCAAGGCCGAGGATCGACTCACCCTGGGATTCATCTCAATCACCACAACATTGCCGTTGTCGGGATTAATCGCGAATTGGATGTTGCTGCCGCCCGTTGCGACACCGATTTCGCGAATGATGGCGATTGATTGGTCGCGAAGTCGCTGGTATTCCCGGTCGGTGAGGGTCTGGGCCGGAGCCACCGTGATCGAATCCCCCGTATGCACCCCCATGGGGTCGAGGTTTTCGATGCTGCAGACGATCACGACGTTATCCGCCAGATCACGCATCACTTCAAGCTCGAATTCCTTCCAGCCAAGGAGCGATTGCTCGATCAGAATCTGAGAAACCGGACTCGCCTCAAGTCCGCTCTTGCAGATTGCTGCGTATTCCTCGGGGTTGTAGGCAATGCCGCCGCCACTTCCCCCCAGGGTGAAGGCAGGTCGGATGATCCGGGGAAAACTGCCGATCGCGGCCCCAACGGCCTCTGCTTCCTCTTGGGTTGAGGCAATCCCTGAAGGGCAGACCTTGACGCCGATGCGCTCCATCGCCTGCTTGAACAGCAGACGGTCTTCTGCTTTCTGGATCGCCTTGAGGTCGGCACCGATCAACTCGACGCCGAAGCGTTCCAGGGTGCCGTTTTCCGCCAGGGTGACTGCCAGATTTAGGGCGGTCTGTCCACCCATGGTGGGAAGCAGAGCATCCGGGCGCTCCTTTTCGATGACCCGGGTGACGACATCCGGCGTGAGCGGCTCGATGTAAGTCCGATCAGCCATCTCCGGGTCGGTCATGATCGACGCCGGGTTGGAGTTGATCAGAATGACTTCATATCCCTCGGCTCTAAGGGCTTTGCAGGCCTGGGTTCCTGAGTAATCGAACTCGCAGGCTTGGCCGATCACAATCGGACCAGATCCCACTAAAAGAATGCGACGCAGGTCAGACCGCCTCGGCATGGGAAATCGTCCTTGGCCAAACAGTTCAAGCCTCTCACGCGGCCTTGCCCCGACCGCGGGACTTGGCCTCGCTACGGTGAGTGCAGATCAGCACCAGAGTTGCAATGAGTGAGCTCCAGCGCCTGAAGGGGCTGCTGCCACCGGAAATGCAGAGCTGGGTGTTTGTGGAATCAGCTGCTGCAGTCGATCCTCCATTGATCACCCTGGAAGAGATCGGGCGGGATGAAGTGGAGATCCAGGTGGATCTCGATGAATGGGATGCCCTCGCGCTGGACCATCGCAATCTCTTGTTCTGGCACGAGGTTGGCCGCATTCAGAACGACACGATTCCTCGGGATGGTTGGGAGATGGCGGCTCTCGCCATCGGCCTCGGGGGAGCCATCGGTGAATTGTGGGTTCAGGACGGCCTGCTGCTGATGATGGCCCTTGGCCTTTCCGGATTCGCGGGCTACAGGCTGTACCTGAAGAACAATTCTGAAAAGCGTCTTCAAGACGCCATCAGCGCTGATGAGCGCGCGATTGACCTGGCCTGCCGGTTTGGTTACAGCGTGCCCAATGCCTACCGCAGTTTGGGGGGAGCGCTGAAGGACTTGGTCGAGAAGACCCGCAAGAAGCGCCGCCGCAGCTACTACGAAGACCGTCTTGAGGCCCTGCGCAAGAGCGCCAGCAAGGCCAGAGCTGAAATGGCCCAACAGGAGGGCTCACGTAGTTCCGTCACCAGTGAGAATGTTTATGGATAGCGAGAAGCTTGCTGAGTTGGTGGCAGACGCCTGCGATGACCGCAAGGCCACTGATATCCGACTAATCCGCGTTGATGAAGTCTCCAGCCTTGCCGATTGGATGGTCATCGCCGGTGGTCAGTCCGATGTTCAGGTGCGTGCCATTGCACGGTCTGTTGAAGACCGCTTGGAGACGGAGGCAGACCTGCTTCCTTTGCGGAAGGAAGGGCTGAATGAGGGGCGCTGGGCTCTTCTGGACTACGGCGACGTCATCGTTCATGTGCTGATGCCCGATGAGCGCGGCTACTACGACCTTGAGGCGTTTTGGAGTCACGGTGAAAGCCGAACCTTCTTACCGTCGGATAACTAGCCGCTTGCCCCATGCCAGAAGCGGTGTCCTGCCCCGTTCCGCCGGAGCAGCGGCCACTTGAAGAGTTTCAGCAGCTCTGCGAGTCATGGTTCTTTTCTTGGCCAGCGGGGCAAGCTCCTCGCCTGACTCAACGCCTTGCCGGCTTCTGGCTGCTGATACTTCCGGTCTGCAGCTTGATTGCCAGTGGGAGTTGGACCTTGAAGCAGGATCCGCCCAGGCTCTTGGCCTCAGCCGCTGTTGCAGCTCTTGTGCTCCCCCTGCTGCTACTGGTTCGGCAATGGCTTGGATGGACTTACGTCATGCAGAGGCTTCTGCGTGAATCCGTCGACTACGAGGAATCCGGCTGGTACGACGGGCAGACTTGGGAAAAGCCGCTGTCCTGGCGGGAACGGGATCTTCTTGTGGCCCGGCATGAGGTTCGCCCGATCCTTGGTCGTCTGGGACGAGCCATGGCCACATCGGCGGGTTTGATGCTGGCCGGTGCCAGTCTCTGTCAGGCTCTCTGAACAAATCGGGGTGTCCGATGACTTTGCCCTCGGGCTTCAGCCCTGCAGCCCGATCCGCCTCAGCCCCCCTTGAGGTCTGTCTGCGGCGTGGATCGATTACGGAATCGGTGCATCGCGTTCATGCGGTGGTTTGTGATGGCCGAGGACGGGTGTTGATGTCGGCAGGAAACCCCGGGCAGGAAAGTTTCATTCGTTCGGCTCTTAAACCCTTTCAGGCTCTGCCGTTTCTTAGCAGTGGAACCGCCGACCAACTGGATGTAGATGAACGGGGCATCGCCATCAGCTGCGCGTCCCATGCGGGTACCAATGCCCACGCCCGGGAAGCCTTCAGATTGCTCTGGAAAGCAGAGTTGGACAGCTCCTCACTTCAATGTCCAGTTCCCAATGGGGCTGATAGCCCGCTGCAGCACAATTGTTCTGGTAAGCACGCTGCCTTCCTGGCCACCAGTCGAAAGATGGGCTGGCCGATCGAGACCTATCTCCAGCAGGACCATCCGCTGCAGGTTGAAGTGAACCGCCGGGTCGCTGAACTGATCGGTCTACCTGCTGAGGAATTGGTTGCAGAACGGGATGACTGTGGTGCTCCCACCCTGGTGTTGCAGTTCGCTCAGATGGCCTTGCTCTATGCCCACCTAGGCGCTTCACAGAATGCTGAATTCGAGCAGATCAGTCGAGCGATGCTGAGTCATCCCGATCTGGTGGCCGGCGAGGGTCGTTTTGACACCGAGCTGATGAGGCGCAGCCATGGTCAGGTCTTGAGCAAAGGTGGTGCAGAGGGTATTCAATGCCTCAGCCGCGTTGGTGAGGGTCTTGGAGTAGCCATCAAGGTGGAAGACGGCTCCCGTCGTGCCAAGCAAGCGGTTGCTCTGCATTTGTTGCGTCAACTGGAGTGGCTCACACCGATGGGGCTCGATGAGCTCGATGAGCAGGTACTGGTCGTGAACCCGACCGTCAAGCTCAGAGTGTCCGGTGCCTTGCAGTCGTGACTTTGCTGTCACGTGCGACACCGACATGTATGATTTTCAGGTCGTCGCGGGGTAGAGCAGTCTGGTAGCTCGTCGGGCTCATAACCCGAAGGTCGGGAGTTCAAATCTCCCCCCCGCCACCAACTCTGATTGAATAAGAGATCTCCCTAACGGGAGATTTTTTTTTGCTTGTCGTACCTCTATGAGCAGTCGCTCCATGAACTGCGATGGCCCTTGGGACGCCATTGTTGTTGGCTCGGGAGCGAGTGGCGGCGTGGCCGCCATGACCTTGTCTGAAGCAGGAGCGCGCGTGCTTGTGGTGGAGGCAGGACCTGACCTCAACAGCACGCAAGCCTTCGGGTCTGAACCAGGAAATCTGCTGCGGCGGATCGTGGGCCTGATCAGCGGCAGCCACCGCCTGCAGTCCCAGCATCCCGGCTACTGGAAAGCCAACCCTCGTCTGTATGCCGACGAGCGTCTGCATCCCTACGAGCACCCGGCGGAACAGCCGTTTCTGTGGACGCGAGGTTTGCAGGTTGGCGGCCGCAGCCTCACATGGGGTGGCATCACCCTGCGTCTCTCGGATGAGGATCTGGCTGGTGTGGATGTGGAGGGTGAACAGGTCAGTTGGCCTTTGCGCAGCGGTGAGCTGACTTCTCACTACGCCGAACTGGAGCGCTGGCTAGGAGTTCATGGTGGGCGCGATGGTTTGAATCATCTGCCGGATGGCGAAACGCAACCGGCTCTGGCGGCGACGCCGGCGGAAGAGCGTTTTGCTGAAGCTGTAAGGCAACGGTTGGGTTATCCCGTGATTCCCTCAAGGGGGTTTGGTCCGGCGCCACAGGGAGAGGATCCCGCCTGGCCTCGTTCCAGCAGTCGCGGCAGCAGCCTTCCCCGCGCCATGGCCACAGGACGCACACAGCTGCTTTCTGCGCATTTGGTGGAGCATCTGTTGATGGATGCAGGCGGAGACAAAGCCATTGGTGTGGTTGCCGTTGACCAATCCAACGGCAACCGCAGGGAGTTGAAGGCGGATCTCGTGGTCTTGGCTGCTTCCACGATCCAGACCGTGTCCATCCTGTTGCGTTCCCGTCGTGGGGAACAGAGCAACGGTTTGGACGACCCTTCAGGACGACTTGGAACACGCTTGATGGACCATGTGTCCACATCGCAGTTTTTTGCCTTCCCCGAGCCTGTTCAGGGCGATCAGCCCATGCTCACGGGGGCTGGAAGTTTTTTTGTTCCCTTTGGCCGACACCTGCCATCGGCTGATTTTCAGGGCGGCTATGGCCTCTGGGGTGGCATTGGACGGTTTGATCCGCCGCGGTGGTTGCGGCGTCGCCCTTCAACCATCACAGGGTTCCTCATTGGTCATGGCGAAGTTCTACCCAGGGCTGACAACAGGGTGACCCTGAGTGAGCGCATGGACCGCTGGGGCGTGCGTGTCCCCTCGATTGCCTGCCGTTGGAGCGGCAATGAATTGGCAATGGTGGGGCACATGCGCGCTTCAATTCAGGCCTGCATTACCGCCGCCGGAGGCGAAGCCAAATCGATCAAAGACCTCTTCCACCTGCCCTTGGTTGAGCCTTTCCTGGAGGGAGCTGTTGCGCTATCGGACGGTGCAGCCCCCCCTGGCTACTACATCCACGAGGTGGGAGGGGCTGCGATGGGGGGAAGTGAGACCAGCAGCGTTGTTGATTCCTCTAACCGTCTTTGGCGAGCTCCCAACGTTCTTGTGGTGGATGGCGCCTGTTGGCCGACGTCGGCTTGGCAGAGCCCAACCCTAACGATGATGGCCCTGAGCCGTCGGGCCTGTCTGATGGCCCTCAGTGGTCGGGGCGGATGAACAGATCGTCGAGATAGCGCTCGGTAACGGCGCGGTCGTCACAGCCGTTCTGAAACAGAAAGTGGGCGAGAGCAGAACTCATCACGCGGTATTGGTCCCAGGTGGGGTTCTCCCCGAGGAAATCCTTCATGCCTCGATAGAGCACCTCGGGGATTTCCGTTTCCAGGCTCACGTAGCTGGCTTTTGAAGCAGTACCGCGCTCAGTGGTCCCCTTTTCATGGCATCGCTCAAGGTGATTTCGATTCATTCCTTCCGGCTTGTCCCTGTCCAACGCCAACTATGAAAGCCACATAACCGGCGCTTGCGTCAAAGCCGTCCACTTTTGTTGAATTGCAGGTG is a window encoding:
- a CDS encoding DUF3318 domain-containing protein, whose product is MSELQRLKGLLPPEMQSWVFVESAAAVDPPLITLEEIGRDEVEIQVDLDEWDALALDHRNLLFWHEVGRIQNDTIPRDGWEMAALAIGLGGAIGELWVQDGLLLMMALGLSGFAGYRLYLKNNSEKRLQDAISADERAIDLACRFGYSVPNAYRSLGGALKDLVEKTRKKRRRSYYEDRLEALRKSASKARAEMAQQEGSRSSVTSENVYG
- the rsfS gene encoding ribosome silencing factor, with product MDSEKLAELVADACDDRKATDIRLIRVDEVSSLADWMVIAGGQSDVQVRAIARSVEDRLETEADLLPLRKEGLNEGRWALLDYGDVIVHVLMPDERGYYDLEAFWSHGESRTFLPSDN
- a CDS encoding CGLD27 family protein — protein: MPEAVSCPVPPEQRPLEEFQQLCESWFFSWPAGQAPRLTQRLAGFWLLILPVCSLIASGSWTLKQDPPRLLASAAVAALVLPLLLLVRQWLGWTYVMQRLLRESVDYEESGWYDGQTWEKPLSWRERDLLVARHEVRPILGRLGRAMATSAGLMLAGASLCQAL
- a CDS encoding asparaginase encodes the protein MTLPSGFSPAARSASAPLEVCLRRGSITESVHRVHAVVCDGRGRVLMSAGNPGQESFIRSALKPFQALPFLSSGTADQLDVDERGIAISCASHAGTNAHAREAFRLLWKAELDSSSLQCPVPNGADSPLQHNCSGKHAAFLATSRKMGWPIETYLQQDHPLQVEVNRRVAELIGLPAEELVAERDDCGAPTLVLQFAQMALLYAHLGASQNAEFEQISRAMLSHPDLVAGEGRFDTELMRRSHGQVLSKGGAEGIQCLSRVGEGLGVAIKVEDGSRRAKQAVALHLLRQLEWLTPMGLDELDEQVLVVNPTVKLRVSGALQS
- a CDS encoding GMC oxidoreductase → MSSRSMNCDGPWDAIVVGSGASGGVAAMTLSEAGARVLVVEAGPDLNSTQAFGSEPGNLLRRIVGLISGSHRLQSQHPGYWKANPRLYADERLHPYEHPAEQPFLWTRGLQVGGRSLTWGGITLRLSDEDLAGVDVEGEQVSWPLRSGELTSHYAELERWLGVHGGRDGLNHLPDGETQPALAATPAEERFAEAVRQRLGYPVIPSRGFGPAPQGEDPAWPRSSSRGSSLPRAMATGRTQLLSAHLVEHLLMDAGGDKAIGVVAVDQSNGNRRELKADLVVLAASTIQTVSILLRSRRGEQSNGLDDPSGRLGTRLMDHVSTSQFFAFPEPVQGDQPMLTGAGSFFVPFGRHLPSADFQGGYGLWGGIGRFDPPRWLRRRPSTITGFLIGHGEVLPRADNRVTLSERMDRWGVRVPSIACRWSGNELAMVGHMRASIQACITAAGGEAKSIKDLFHLPLVEPFLEGAVALSDGAAPPGYYIHEVGGAAMGGSETSSVVDSSNRLWRAPNVLVVDGACWPTSAWQSPTLTMMALSRRACLMALSGRGG
- a CDS encoding DUF2811 domain-containing protein, which translates into the protein MNRNHLERCHEKGTTERGTASKASYVSLETEIPEVLYRGMKDFLGENPTWDQYRVMSSALAHFLFQNGCDDRAVTERYLDDLFIRPDH